From the Candidatus Thermoplasmatota archaeon genome, the window GTGGATCCTACAGGAGCCGGTGACGCATACAAGGCGGCGTTCTGGGCGGGCTTGATTCGTGGGCTTGATTTGGAGACTTCATGTAAACTGGGGAGTATTGCATCGTCCCTGGTTGTTAAAAAAAGAGGAGCACAATCGGGATTGCCGGACTGGGATAAACTTCTTGAATTGTATGAAATTCATTTTGAGAAAGCAGAAAAGATTTAATCCTTCATCTCTTTTACATGGATATTATGCTGAGAACCTGTTATTCAAGAGACGTGGGAGAAAAGGAATTTGGCAAGACCATAACAATCGCTGGATGGGTAGAGGACATAAGAAATCTTGGAGGGATCGCTTTTATTTTGCTCAGGGATAAAAAAGGAAAGTCGCAGGTCACCTGTATTAAAAAGGAAAACCCGGAGTTGTTTGAAAAAATAACATCTATTCCAAGAGAGAGCGTTATATCGGTGAAGGGGCTGTGCCAGAAAAACGAGAAAGTAATGAACGGATGGGAACTGTTGCCGAGAGAGATGAAAATTCTTTCATGTGCAGAGACACCGCTCCCCATGGGCATTGCCGATAAAGTAAACGTTGACTTCGATACCCGTCTTGACAACAGGTTTATAGATTTGAGGAGGGAAAAAGTTCAGGCAATTTTTAGGATAAGACATACTTTCATTGAGGCAGCATCTGATTTTCTTTCATCCCATGGCTTCGTACAGGTTCATACCCCAAAAATTACCGTCTCCTCTCCAGAAGGAGGCACGGAGGTTTTCAAAATAAATTACTTCGGGAGAGACGCATATCTCGTGCAGTCCCCACAGCTTTACAAACAGATTCTGATGGCCACAGGAATGGACAGAGTGTACGAGGTGGCATGGTATTTCAGGGCGGAGGAGCATGACACATCAAAACATCTGAATGAATCAACGGCGATGGATGTAGAGATGGCATTTATAGAGAGTGAAGAAGATGTTATGCAAGTAGGGGAAAAAATGGTGGAGGCAACCCTTGAAAAAATAACGGAAGAGAGAGAGAAAGAGATTGAATTGTTGGATGCAGACATACACGTACCACAGCTGCCTTTTACGAGGATAAAATATGATGAAGTTGTAGAAATTCTTGAAAAGCATACAGAATTTAAATGGGGAGATGACCTCGGTACAGATGAGGAAAAGATGATAGGAAAAGAACTGGGAGAAGATTTTTATTTCATAATCCGGTTCCCTTTGAAAACAAAGCCTTTTTATGCCATGCCTGACGGGCAGTATGCAAAAGCCTTTGATTTGGAATGCAATGGAACGGAGATTTCATCCGGGGCACAGCGTATCCATGACTACAATATGCTGAAAAATAGGATTGTGGAACTGGGAATGAATGTTGAAAATTTCAATGAGTATTTGAAGGCTTTCCGCTATGGAATGCCCCCCCACGGCGGGTTCGGCTTCGGAATAGAGCGCTTTCTTATGGAAGCGCTGAACCTCGGCAATGTGAGAGAATGCATCCTGTTTCCGAGAGACAAAAAGAGGATAAGTCCGTAATATTTATAAACCAATGCCTGTTATAACTTTGGAGGAGAAAATGAGCAGAATAAAAGGGAAAACAGTTGTTGTTGCCCTGCTATTTTTTACATTGGCTTTTGTGCCTTTAGTCATCACTGGAAATGCAGAAAAAGAACAGGTGCAAACAGTAACATGTTATTTGATAGGAAATGGAGATAGGGTAAAGAAACAGAACGAGCTCTCGATACAGGAAACGGAAAATCTCCTCGAGAAAATTGGGACAGCAGTAGAGGTATTTAAACCATTGAAAGAAAGGGACGGGGCTTATCTTACAGATACCGAAAGAGAGGAAGCAAAATATGTGCTTGACGAACTC encodes:
- the aspS gene encoding aspartate--tRNA(Asn) ligase, with product MLRTCYSRDVGEKEFGKTITIAGWVEDIRNLGGIAFILLRDKKGKSQVTCIKKENPELFEKITSIPRESVISVKGLCQKNEKVMNGWELLPREMKILSCAETPLPMGIADKVNVDFDTRLDNRFIDLRREKVQAIFRIRHTFIEAASDFLSSHGFVQVHTPKITVSSPEGGTEVFKINYFGRDAYLVQSPQLYKQILMATGMDRVYEVAWYFRAEEHDTSKHLNESTAMDVEMAFIESEEDVMQVGEKMVEATLEKITEEREKEIELLDADIHVPQLPFTRIKYDEVVEILEKHTEFKWGDDLGTDEEKMIGKELGEDFYFIIRFPLKTKPFYAMPDGQYAKAFDLECNGTEISSGAQRIHDYNMLKNRIVELGMNVENFNEYLKAFRYGMPPHGGFGFGIERFLMEALNLGNVRECILFPRDKKRISP